One genomic window of Vibrio ziniensis includes the following:
- the pyk gene encoding pyruvate kinase: MSSGQRRTKIVTTLGPSTDKENVLEQIIKSGANVVRMNFSHGSAEDHKLRAQKVREIAAKLDKHVAILGDLQGPKIRVSTFKNGPIQLNEGDRFILDAELAPGLGDQDSVGIDYKALPKDVKRDDILLLDDGRVQLQVLSVENDKIYTSVLIGGALSNNKGINKKGGGLSADALTEKDKRDILLAAEIKVDYLAVSFPRNGEDMNYARRLARDAGLEARLVAKVERAETVSCDENIDDIIMASDVIMVARGDLGVEIGDPELVGVQKKLIYRAKALNRVVITATQMMESMITNPMPTRAEVMDVANAVLDGTDAVMLSGETAAGKYPVETVKAMAEVCIGAEKTIESNQQNYRIDRSFATSEETIAMSTIYAANHLEGVKAMVTLTESGRTALMTSRLNSVLPIFAMSRNERALNRCALYRGVTPYYFDSKQEEGFNAAQAALESLREKKLLEFGDLVIITQGDIMEVEGSTNCMRILPVL; the protein is encoded by the coding sequence ATGAGTTCAGGCCAAAGACGTACAAAAATTGTCACTACACTCGGTCCATCCACAGACAAAGAAAACGTACTAGAACAAATCATAAAGTCAGGGGCAAACGTTGTAAGAATGAACTTCTCACATGGCTCTGCAGAAGACCATAAATTGAGAGCGCAAAAAGTGCGTGAAATTGCGGCAAAACTCGATAAACACGTCGCGATATTGGGAGACTTACAAGGCCCCAAAATTCGGGTGTCTACGTTTAAAAATGGTCCAATTCAACTAAACGAAGGTGACCGATTCATCCTTGATGCCGAGCTCGCACCTGGCTTAGGAGATCAAGACTCTGTCGGTATCGACTATAAAGCCCTGCCAAAAGATGTAAAAAGAGATGACATTCTTCTGCTTGATGACGGTCGAGTACAACTGCAAGTCTTGTCGGTGGAAAATGACAAAATATACACCTCCGTGCTCATCGGCGGAGCGCTATCCAACAACAAAGGTATCAATAAAAAGGGGGGAGGATTATCCGCCGATGCGCTAACAGAAAAAGATAAGCGCGATATCCTTCTCGCCGCTGAGATAAAAGTAGACTACCTTGCAGTCTCCTTCCCCCGCAACGGTGAAGATATGAATTATGCCCGCCGCTTGGCCCGAGATGCTGGATTAGAAGCACGTTTGGTCGCTAAAGTGGAACGAGCAGAAACCGTCTCATGCGATGAAAACATTGACGATATCATCATGGCATCTGACGTCATCATGGTTGCTCGCGGAGATCTTGGCGTAGAGATCGGTGATCCTGAACTCGTTGGGGTACAAAAGAAACTGATCTATCGAGCAAAGGCTCTCAACAGAGTCGTCATCACCGCAACACAAATGATGGAATCGATGATTACAAATCCAATGCCTACTCGAGCAGAAGTAATGGACGTTGCAAACGCTGTGTTGGATGGGACAGATGCGGTGATGCTTTCAGGAGAAACAGCCGCAGGTAAATACCCAGTTGAAACAGTGAAGGCCATGGCGGAAGTCTGCATTGGCGCGGAAAAAACCATTGAATCTAACCAGCAAAACTATCGTATAGACCGTTCATTCGCTACCTCGGAAGAAACTATTGCTATGTCTACGATTTATGCGGCGAACCATTTAGAAGGAGTAAAAGCGATGGTCACGCTAACAGAATCAGGACGTACGGCGTTGATGACTTCACGTTTGAACTCTGTGCTGCCTATCTTTGCTATGTCACGCAATGAACGAGCATTAAACCGTTGTGCTCTATACAGAGGTGTTACACCTTACTATTTCGACAGTAAGCAAGAAGAAGGTTTTAATGCGGCTCAAGCTGCTTTGGAATCTCTTAGAGAGAAAAAGCTGCTAGAGTTTGGCGACTTAGTCATCATAACTCAAGGCGACATAATGGAAGTTGAAGGTTCAACCAACTGTATGCGTATCTTGCCAGTACTCTAA
- a CDS encoding patatin-like phospholipase family protein, translating to MPNSGTVSNLDNKVDPIRLSKFIGGKNALVAQGGGQRGIFTAGVLDAFNLANFDPFDEFYGTSAGALNINAYLCRQHGLGKAFITELTTTPEFFHLFSYIRSKQYMDLDWALDKICDYPFQMDVDMGRRVLGARKAYAAVTSSLTLSDEYFPMLGNNWKDVMRATCAIPRLYPKEVKLNNKLYVDGGVSASIPVQEAWRREARFITVIRTEEVDAEIDLLTPAEKAKQEEIKWFRDSFNSIQTQWQNRLDQWKQDWNRFLQQQIARSKELKSENKHLQTLNGGRWLFGADDIYRLSHLLGDKFDSGLADMLMVHYQTYSLTREFLNTPPDDVFIVQIAPSSPLKSTSLMSNKEELLHDYELGVEAGNRFINLFLQAEEIKAQRIIRADFSSLDF from the coding sequence ATGCCCAATAGTGGAACTGTTTCTAATCTAGACAACAAAGTCGATCCGATTCGACTATCCAAATTCATCGGCGGTAAAAATGCTCTGGTTGCTCAAGGTGGTGGTCAAAGAGGGATATTTACTGCTGGTGTATTAGATGCGTTCAATCTCGCTAATTTTGACCCTTTCGATGAGTTTTATGGCACTTCTGCAGGTGCTTTGAACATTAATGCTTATCTTTGCCGTCAGCATGGGCTTGGTAAAGCTTTCATCACAGAGTTAACGACGACTCCCGAATTTTTTCACCTATTCAGCTATATCCGTAGCAAGCAATATATGGATCTTGATTGGGCGTTGGATAAAATCTGCGATTACCCTTTCCAAATGGACGTTGACATGGGGCGCCGAGTATTAGGTGCACGTAAAGCCTATGCAGCCGTGACATCCTCATTGACACTCAGTGATGAGTACTTTCCGATGCTCGGGAACAATTGGAAAGATGTCATGCGTGCTACATGCGCAATTCCTCGTTTGTATCCAAAAGAAGTTAAGTTGAACAATAAGCTATATGTTGATGGGGGGGTATCCGCATCCATTCCCGTACAAGAAGCTTGGCGTCGCGAAGCACGTTTTATTACGGTGATCAGAACAGAAGAGGTTGATGCAGAAATCGACTTGTTAACCCCTGCAGAGAAAGCCAAACAAGAAGAAATTAAATGGTTTAGAGATTCATTCAATAGTATTCAAACTCAGTGGCAGAATCGTTTAGATCAATGGAAACAAGACTGGAACCGTTTTTTACAACAACAGATTGCTCGTTCAAAGGAGCTAAAAAGCGAGAATAAACATTTACAAACACTTAATGGTGGTCGTTGGCTTTTCGGCGCGGATGATATTTATCGTTTGAGTCATTTGCTTGGCGACAAATTTGATTCAGGGTTGGCGGATATGCTGATGGTGCATTATCAAACGTACTCTTTAACCAGAGAGTTTTTGAATACTCCGCCAGATGATGTCTTTATTGTACAAATTGCACCGAGTAGCCCACTGAAATCCACTTCGTTGATGAGTAATAAGGAAGAATTATTACATGACTATGAGTTGGGTGTAGAAGCAGGGAATCGCTTTATCAATCTCTTCTTACAGGCCGAAGAGATCAAAGCGCAGCGCATCATTCGTGCCGATTTTAGTTCACTCGATTTTTAA
- a CDS encoding YnhF family membrane protein, translated as MENDLKFAVISTIVIFTVLVGFGLIAVTH; from the coding sequence ATGGAAAATGATCTAAAGTTTGCAGTGATTTCTACTATCGTTATTTTTACTGTGCTTGTCGGTTTTGGGTTGATTGCTGTAACACACTAA
- a CDS encoding sodium-dependent transporter, whose protein sequence is MKREQWGSRVGFILAAVGSAIGLGNIWRFPYMAYENGGGAFFIPYIFALLTAGIPFMILEFSMGQKNRGSAPSTLAKINSKFEWLGWFQVGIAAVIAVYYVAVIGWAISYFGMSFTQSWGTDTNAFFFSQYLALGDNSPTNLGSIQWNIAFAMFIAWAITYAAIVGGVKAGIERASKIMMPILFIMVLFLIARMIFLPGALDGVNYMFQPDFSKIWDVKVWAAAYGQIFFTLSIGFAIMLAYSSYLPEKSDITNNAFMTVLINCGFSILAGIMIFSVLGYMAQEQGKPLTEVVSAGVGLAFVTIPAAINLLPIPYILGPIFFLALVVAGLSSHISIMEAVTSAVIDKLKWSRKKAANVVIGSGLVISMAFATNGGLLLLDLVDHFANNVGIMASCFVEIALMTWLLKVSDVRKYVNSISDFSVGVWFDICLRFITPVMLAIIIATKLIALFTEGYGGYDLTLGWAIIIVLLVFGVLVNLTSRKEAK, encoded by the coding sequence ATGAAGCGAGAACAATGGGGATCCCGCGTTGGGTTTATCCTAGCTGCAGTGGGTTCTGCAATCGGTCTTGGAAACATTTGGCGTTTCCCTTATATGGCTTATGAAAACGGCGGTGGCGCTTTTTTCATTCCTTATATCTTCGCACTACTTACTGCTGGTATCCCATTCATGATCCTTGAGTTCAGTATGGGACAAAAGAACCGAGGTTCAGCACCATCTACATTAGCTAAAATCAATTCTAAATTTGAATGGTTAGGTTGGTTCCAAGTAGGTATTGCAGCAGTTATCGCTGTTTATTACGTTGCTGTTATTGGCTGGGCTATCTCTTACTTTGGTATGTCATTTACTCAAAGCTGGGGCACAGATACTAACGCATTCTTCTTTAGCCAGTACTTAGCACTTGGTGACAACTCACCAACAAACCTTGGCTCAATTCAATGGAATATCGCATTCGCAATGTTCATCGCTTGGGCAATCACTTATGCAGCTATCGTTGGTGGTGTAAAAGCGGGTATCGAGCGAGCATCTAAAATCATGATGCCTATTCTATTCATCATGGTATTGTTCTTAATTGCTCGCATGATTTTCCTTCCAGGTGCGCTTGATGGTGTGAACTACATGTTCCAACCTGACTTCAGCAAAATTTGGGACGTGAAAGTTTGGGCGGCTGCTTATGGTCAGATCTTCTTCACTCTAAGTATCGGTTTTGCAATCATGCTTGCCTATTCAAGCTACCTGCCAGAAAAATCAGACATCACAAACAACGCGTTTATGACTGTGTTGATCAACTGTGGTTTCTCAATCCTTGCAGGTATCATGATTTTCTCTGTGTTGGGCTACATGGCTCAAGAGCAAGGCAAACCACTAACAGAAGTTGTTTCTGCAGGTGTAGGTCTAGCATTCGTAACGATTCCAGCGGCTATTAACCTTCTACCGATTCCTTACATCTTAGGTCCAATATTCTTCCTAGCATTGGTTGTAGCAGGTTTAAGCTCGCACATTTCAATCATGGAAGCAGTGACGTCAGCGGTTATCGACAAGCTGAAATGGAGCCGTAAGAAAGCAGCGAACGTTGTTATCGGTTCTGGTCTAGTTATCTCAATGGCGTTTGCAACTAACGGCGGCCTATTACTACTTGACCTAGTAGACCACTTCGCAAACAACGTTGGTATCATGGCAAGCTGTTTCGTTGAAATCGCACTAATGACATGGTTGCTAAAAGTATCTGACGTACGTAAATACGTGAACAGCATTTCTGATTTCAGCGTAGGCGTATGGTTCGATATCTGTTTACGTTTTATCACCCCAGTGATGCTAGCTATCATTATTGCGACAAAACTTATTGCACTGTTCACTGAAGGCTACGGCGGTTACGACCTAACTCTAGGTTGGGCAATCATTATCGTTCTACTTGTATTTGGTGTACTTGTTAACCTAACAAGCCGTAAGGAGGCAAAATAA
- a CDS encoding MetS family NSS transporter small subunit: MTASAIIMMIIGLGITWGGAAICIKKAMNK; this comes from the coding sequence ATGACTGCTAGCGCAATTATTATGATGATCATTGGTCTTGGTATTACTTGGGGTGGCGCTGCTATCTGTATCAAGAAAGCGATGAACAAATAA
- a CDS encoding SDR family oxidoreductase, with protein sequence MLDVKNKNFIVTGATSGIGRLLTIRLLQRGANVAFCGRSQNKLNELISEISPLDSQTYYQAFDATNYTQIEQFVAASMAKLGQVDVLVNCAGANTSRSAIADLSADDLMGLVQLNMMSPFVFMKQTYNTSMKIRRQGIIINVLSTVCGFSNEGIGAYTASKAGMDALTKVFRKEAREHGVKVCAIYPGGVDTPFRAADRPEYLHPEQVVDAILFMASQNSISSVDELVIRPLIEKNYC encoded by the coding sequence ATGCTGGATGTAAAAAATAAGAACTTTATTGTTACTGGTGCGACTTCCGGAATAGGGCGTTTGCTGACTATTCGACTGCTCCAACGCGGTGCTAATGTTGCTTTCTGCGGACGTTCTCAAAACAAATTGAATGAATTGATTTCAGAGATTTCACCGTTAGATAGTCAAACCTATTATCAAGCGTTTGATGCGACAAATTACACCCAAATTGAACAGTTTGTTGCTGCTTCTATGGCCAAATTGGGTCAAGTAGACGTATTGGTTAATTGCGCTGGGGCTAACACATCCAGAAGCGCTATTGCCGACTTATCCGCCGATGACCTTATGGGGTTAGTGCAGTTGAATATGATGTCTCCATTCGTGTTTATGAAGCAAACCTATAACACTTCAATGAAGATTCGTAGGCAGGGAATTATCATCAACGTGCTATCCACAGTATGTGGGTTTTCTAACGAAGGGATTGGTGCTTATACGGCATCAAAAGCAGGTATGGATGCACTAACGAAAGTATTCCGTAAAGAGGCGAGGGAGCACGGAGTGAAAGTTTGCGCTATTTATCCTGGTGGGGTCGATACTCCTTTCAGGGCTGCCGACAGACCTGAATATTTACACCCTGAGCAAGTGGTGGACGCCATTTTATTCATGGCAAGTCAAAATAGCATTTCTAGCGTAGACGAGTTAGTTATTCGCCCTTTGATTGAAAAGAATTATTGTTAG